A portion of the Cryptomeria japonica chromosome 5, Sugi_1.0, whole genome shotgun sequence genome contains these proteins:
- the LOC131876007 gene encoding uncharacterized protein LOC131876007, with product MCFAASLQGTRAYWKRSRKDLTIMIHQLGAPTLFFTLSAADTKWPELHKLFPPNLSPEFQSTKKQFIENIIHNPHVTSLFLHFRFTIFHEEIIDKLLRAKYHWYRYEWKHRGSAHMHGFLWLPNAPDMDNLDLSNHDNVQSTKSFFDRYVTAWNPRNQVAQANRLHTASLFDPRMANTNQILYTNPLSDYEELINVVQQHTKCSTHTCLKKKGSTLHCRYRAPWPEQDFSTLIVDTDHNPSYEPARNDSHLNIHSPIMLAIWRANVDCQPNIRNANPLQTDWEALMSRSSSKLPVDHNKHFDNSIHLFAKNASVKHHNTKMLKQLHLPIARCLAQVPKQMNIAYDNDEQLPSELLLSLNEQVMLISNLWIQVGLVNGSLGQIKSIVYDTDSKPPDLPKYVVVEFKNYSGPHWDNVNPKFVPIPPITQGSRTQLPLAMAWALTIPKSQGLTLDKATVNIGKAEKTRANLHCTVMSEISS from the exons ATGTGTTTTGCAGCTTCATTGCAAGGGACAAGAGCTTATTGGAAAAGATCTCGTAAGGATCTCACTATAATGATACACCAATTGGGAGCACCTACATTGTTCTTCACATTAAGTGCAGCTGATACCAAATGGCCAGAGCTACATAAATTGTTTCCACCTAACTTGTCTCCAGAATTCCAATCCACAAAGAAGCAATTTATAGAAAACATTATCcacaatccacacgttacatcattGTTTTTGCATTTTAGATTCACAATATTCCATGAGGAGATTATTGACAAGCTTTTGAGAGCTAAATACCATTGGTATAGGTATGAATGGAAACATCGTGGCTCCGCACATATGCATGGCTTCTTGTGGTTACCAAATGCACCTGATATGGACAATTTAGACTTGTCTAACCATGATAATGTGCAATCAACTAAGTCCTTTTTTGATAGGTATGTTACAGCATGGAATCCTCGCAACCAAGTTGCCCAAGCCAATAGACTACACACTGCTTCACTGTTTGATCCACGCATGGCTAATACAAACCAAATTCTATATACTAACCCTCTCTCTGATTATGAGGAACTCATCAATGTTGTTCAGCAACATACAAAATGCTCTACTCACACTTGCTTAAAAAAAAAAGGCTCAACCCTCCATTGTCGCTATAGAGCCCCTTGGCCTGAGCAAGATTTTTCAACACTAATTGTTGATACTGACCACAACCCATCTTATGAACCAGCAAGAAATGATAGTCATTTAAATATTCACAGCCCAATCATGCTTGCAATATGGCGTGCAAATGTTGATTGCCAGCCT AACATTAGAAATGCCAATCCACTCCAAACAGATTGGGAAGCTCTTATGTCTCGATCCTCTTCTAAACTTCCTGTTGATCATAACAAGCACTTTGACAATTCAATTCATTTATTTGCAAAAAATGCATCTGTCAAGCACCACAATACTAAAATGTTGAAACAATTGCACTTGCCTATTGCACGATGTCTCGCCCAAGTTCCAAAGCAAATGAACATTGCATATGATAATGATGAGCAACTCCCTTCAGAATTACTCCTCTCCCTTAATGAACAAGTAATGTTAATTTCTAATCTATGGATACAAGTTGGTTTGGTCAATGGATCATTAGGACAAATCAAATCCATTGTCTATGATACAGATTCTAAACCTCCTGACTTGCCAAAGTACGTGGTCGTTGAATTCAAAAATTATTCTGGGCCTCATTGGGACAATGTAAATCCAAAGTTTGTTCCTATACCACCTATCACTCAAGGCAGCCGCACTCAACTCCCCCTTGCAATGGCTTGGGCTCTTACTATTCCCAAATCCCAAGGCCTCACTTTGGACAAAGCAACAGTCAACATTGGAAAGGCTGAAAAAACAAGGGCTAACCTTCACTGCACTGTCATGAGTGAAATCTCTTCATGA